In Agromyces sp. G08B096, a genomic segment contains:
- a CDS encoding DUF4097 family beta strand repeat-containing protein, with translation MTQQFTTPAPITAVLDMPAGRVQLIAADRGDTVVEVRPADASKHRDVKAAEQTTVEYRDGVLRVELPTSVQILGPSGSIEVTVQLPAGSDVQATGAATDFRGVGRLGQVAVEAAQSETKLDEAAGARVTLQAGNVTVGRLTGGAEISIAKGDIRIDEAVRGSLVLGTQAGDITVVTAPGVSATLDAGATYGRIQNALTNTKGADAELAIQASTSYGNIEARSL, from the coding sequence ATGACCCAGCAGTTCACGACCCCCGCCCCCATCACCGCCGTTCTCGACATGCCCGCCGGCCGGGTGCAGCTCATCGCCGCCGACCGCGGTGACACCGTCGTGGAGGTGCGCCCGGCTGACGCGTCGAAGCACCGCGACGTGAAGGCTGCCGAGCAGACGACCGTCGAGTACCGCGACGGCGTCCTGCGCGTCGAGCTGCCGACGAGCGTGCAGATCCTCGGGCCGTCGGGCTCGATCGAGGTGACCGTGCAGCTGCCCGCGGGGTCAGACGTTCAGGCCACGGGCGCCGCCACCGACTTCCGGGGCGTCGGCCGCCTCGGTCAGGTCGCCGTCGAAGCGGCGCAGAGCGAGACGAAGCTCGACGAGGCCGCCGGCGCGCGCGTGACCCTGCAGGCGGGCAACGTGACCGTCGGCCGCCTGACCGGCGGCGCCGAGATCAGCATCGCGAAGGGCGACATCCGCATCGACGAGGCCGTCCGCGGCTCGCTCGTGCTCGGCACCCAGGCGGGCGACATCACCGTCGTCACCGCACCGGGCGTGTCGGCCACGCTCGACGCGGGCGCGACCTACGGGCGCATCCAGAACGCGCTCACCAACACCAAGGGGGCCGACGCGGAGCTCGCCATCCAGGCGAGCACCTCGTACGGCAACATCGAGGCCCGCAGCCTCTGA
- a CDS encoding dihydrofolate reductase family protein, which translates to MKLITNTQITVDGVMQANGGNDPDLDPGFTRGGWAMPLGEEESETYIADCYLRADAFLFGRRTYDLFARYWGGVRKDDVDDPFVRSLNSRPKFVASNTITEPQWADTTVLAGDVESAIRELKAGPGGELQVHGSGQLIRWLLDRELVDELTLIVFPVIVGAGTRLFAEEGRDHALELIESRTFPTGIVAQTHRPTGRPEYA; encoded by the coding sequence ATGAAGCTCATCACCAACACCCAGATCACCGTCGACGGCGTGATGCAGGCGAACGGCGGCAACGATCCCGACCTCGACCCCGGCTTCACCCGCGGAGGCTGGGCGATGCCGCTCGGCGAGGAGGAGTCGGAGACCTACATCGCCGACTGCTACCTGCGAGCCGACGCCTTCCTCTTCGGCCGGCGCACCTACGACCTCTTCGCGCGGTACTGGGGCGGCGTGCGGAAGGACGACGTCGACGACCCGTTCGTGCGCTCGCTCAACTCGCGGCCGAAATTCGTGGCCTCGAACACCATCACCGAGCCGCAGTGGGCCGACACGACCGTGCTCGCCGGCGACGTGGAGTCCGCCATCCGCGAGCTCAAAGCCGGTCCTGGCGGTGAACTGCAGGTGCACGGCAGCGGGCAGCTGATCCGCTGGCTGCTCGACCGTGAGCTCGTCGACGAGCTCACGCTCATCGTCTTCCCCGTCATCGTCGGCGCGGGCACCCGCCTCTTCGCCGAGGAGGGCCGAGACCACGCCCTCGAGCTGATCGAGTCGCGCACCTTCCCGACGGGCATCGTCGCGCAGACGCATCGACCGACCGGGCGGCCCGAGTACGCGTAG
- a CDS encoding VOC family protein — protein sequence MAINRLDNVGIVVDDLDAAIGFFQELGMELEGTADIEGSWADQSVGLDGIRCEIAMLRTPDGQGRLELCRYRHPEASPFSPPDPPHNIVGMHRVMFEVDDLVDTVERLRPHGGALLREIANYQDVYRLCYLRGPSGIIVGLAEKIG from the coding sequence ATGGCCATCAACCGACTCGACAACGTCGGCATCGTCGTCGACGACCTCGACGCCGCGATCGGGTTCTTCCAGGAACTCGGCATGGAGCTCGAGGGGACCGCAGACATCGAGGGCAGCTGGGCCGACCAGAGCGTCGGCCTCGACGGCATCCGGTGTGAGATCGCGATGCTGCGCACGCCCGACGGGCAGGGCCGGCTCGAACTCTGCCGGTACCGCCACCCAGAGGCATCCCCGTTCTCACCGCCCGACCCGCCGCACAACATCGTCGGCATGCACCGCGTGATGTTCGAGGTCGACGACCTCGTCGACACCGTCGAGCGGCTTCGACCGCACGGCGGCGCCTTGCTCCGCGAGATCGCGAACTACCAGGACGTCTACCGCCTCTGCTACCTCCGCGGGCCATCGGGCATCATCGTCGGCCTCGCGGAGAAGATCGGCTGA
- a CDS encoding GNAT family N-acetyltransferase: MESSEATLPMTERPLDEQVAGELLTLQRAAYATEAQLYRDPNLPALTQSLDDLRRELRGPGLGLWHGPRLVGAVRWTVDGDEAHIGRLTVAPDLQGRGIGTRLLRAAERASGASVFELFTGHLSVANIRLYEREGYAITRREPLHDGVDLVFMRKQAS, from the coding sequence ATGGAATCGTCCGAGGCCACGCTGCCGATGACCGAGCGACCGCTCGATGAGCAGGTCGCCGGCGAGCTGCTCACGCTGCAACGCGCCGCCTACGCCACCGAAGCGCAGCTCTACCGCGACCCCAACCTCCCCGCCCTGACGCAGTCGCTCGACGACCTGCGGCGAGAGCTCCGCGGACCCGGCCTCGGACTCTGGCACGGGCCGCGCCTCGTCGGAGCCGTGCGGTGGACCGTCGACGGCGACGAAGCGCACATCGGACGGCTCACCGTCGCCCCCGACCTCCAGGGGCGCGGCATCGGCACCCGGCTGCTGCGCGCGGCCGAGCGCGCCAGCGGGGCATCCGTCTTCGAGCTCTTCACCGGCCACCTCAGTGTGGCCAACATCCGCCTCTACGAACGTGAGGGCTACGCGATCACCCGCCGCGAGCCGCTGCACGACGGCGTCGACCTCGTGTTCATGCGGAAACAGGCGAGCTGA
- a CDS encoding helix-turn-helix domain-containing protein, which translates to MPGGRLTQQERQQIALGLADDLAYAEIARRLDRPTSTITREVMRNGGPGAYRPDLAQRATERRAQQRRRTAPRDTGPRPQEHGRDPETVREYEETFTTLFMQSGLPRMASGVLTCLYTSDAGSLTAGDLADRLQVSPASISKAITLLENLGLVIREREPGRRERYSADSDAWYQSVVAAARSNAEMAETARRGVHVLGRGTPAAARLENMARFLDFVGESIARAAEQARDILASQPARD; encoded by the coding sequence ATGCCGGGAGGCCGGCTCACCCAGCAGGAACGTCAGCAGATCGCGCTCGGCCTCGCCGACGACCTCGCCTACGCCGAGATCGCGCGTCGCCTCGACCGCCCGACCTCGACCATCACGCGCGAGGTCATGCGCAACGGAGGTCCCGGCGCCTACCGGCCCGACCTCGCGCAGCGCGCGACCGAGCGCCGTGCGCAGCAGCGCCGCCGGACAGCGCCGCGCGACACCGGGCCGCGTCCCCAGGAGCACGGCCGCGACCCCGAGACGGTGCGCGAGTACGAGGAGACGTTCACGACCCTCTTCATGCAGTCGGGACTGCCGAGGATGGCTTCCGGTGTGCTCACGTGCCTGTACACGAGCGACGCGGGCAGCCTGACCGCCGGCGACCTCGCCGACCGGCTGCAGGTCAGCCCGGCCTCGATCTCGAAGGCGATCACCCTGCTCGAGAACCTGGGCCTCGTGATCCGCGAACGCGAGCCGGGCCGCCGGGAGCGCTACAGCGCCGACTCCGACGCCTGGTACCAGTCGGTGGTCGCCGCGGCGCGCTCGAACGCCGAGATGGCCGAGACGGCGCGTCGGGGTGTGCACGTGCTGGGCCGCGGCACCCCCGCGGCCGCGCGGCTGGAGAACATGGCCCGGTTCCTGGACTTCGTCGGAGAGAGCATCGCCCGCGCCGCGGAGCAGGCGCGCGACATCCTCGCCTCGCAGCCGGCCCGCGACTGA
- a CDS encoding serine hydrolase domain-containing protein, with translation MPRTIARTRFRVLTGGVVLLAALTALTACGPGGEASSPETSAPGDSRPDGALTVVEDGLGAETTEQLNAAATEAFEGVSTPGAVLAIRAPEGTWVATIGFEDWDATTPMSADVHQRIGSVTKTFTVTALLQLAERGELSLDDPVEQYVPGLPNGGATLYDLAAMRSGIPSYTFDESFQTTLFTDPDYVWTPQALVDLVKGTEPMFAPGAKTFYSNTNTVLLGMVIEQVTGEPILDVMNEQIIEPLRLSATEFPTDASFPDPHAHGYTTQGSDDGTPVEATDWNPSWGWSAGAMISDLEDLLMWGEALVTGEGLLSPEWQEQRLNSFDFDVPVYVDETTDAPQSPARAYGLGLGLALGWYGHTGELPGYNTVVQHHPESGTTLVVMANSDIKSGECPPGAPTTPGGRTTGPCSDPAVYLADALAAALGLPLVRPQDAD, from the coding sequence ATGCCGCGCACCATCGCTCGAACCCGATTCCGCGTCCTCACCGGCGGGGTCGTCCTGCTCGCGGCGCTCACGGCGCTCACGGCGTGCGGCCCCGGCGGGGAGGCCTCGTCGCCTGAGACATCCGCACCCGGTGATTCGCGACCCGATGGCGCGCTCACCGTCGTCGAAGACGGCCTCGGCGCGGAGACCACCGAGCAGCTGAACGCCGCCGCGACCGAGGCGTTCGAGGGCGTGAGCACGCCGGGTGCGGTCCTCGCGATCCGCGCGCCCGAGGGCACCTGGGTGGCGACGATCGGGTTCGAGGACTGGGATGCCACCACCCCGATGAGCGCGGATGTGCACCAGCGCATCGGCAGCGTCACGAAGACCTTCACCGTCACAGCGCTGCTCCAGCTGGCCGAGCGCGGCGAGCTGTCGCTCGACGATCCGGTCGAGCAGTATGTCCCGGGACTTCCGAACGGCGGGGCGACCCTGTACGACCTCGCCGCCATGCGCAGCGGCATCCCGTCCTACACGTTCGACGAGTCGTTCCAGACGACGCTGTTCACCGACCCCGACTACGTGTGGACGCCGCAGGCGCTCGTCGACCTCGTGAAGGGCACCGAGCCGATGTTCGCGCCCGGCGCGAAGACCTTCTACTCGAACACGAACACGGTGCTCCTCGGCATGGTGATCGAGCAGGTCACGGGCGAGCCCATCCTGGACGTGATGAACGAGCAGATCATCGAGCCGCTGCGGCTTTCGGCCACCGAGTTCCCGACGGATGCCTCGTTCCCCGACCCGCACGCACACGGGTACACGACGCAGGGCTCCGACGACGGCACACCCGTCGAGGCGACCGACTGGAACCCGTCGTGGGGGTGGTCGGCGGGCGCGATGATCTCCGACCTCGAGGATCTGCTGATGTGGGGCGAGGCGCTCGTCACCGGCGAGGGGTTGCTCTCACCCGAATGGCAGGAGCAGCGGCTCAACTCCTTCGACTTCGACGTGCCCGTGTACGTCGACGAGACGACGGATGCCCCGCAGAGCCCGGCGCGTGCGTACGGGCTCGGGCTCGGGCTGGCGCTCGGCTGGTACGGGCACACGGGGGAGCTGCCCGGCTACAACACCGTGGTGCAGCATCACCCCGAGAGCGGCACGACGCTCGTCGTCATGGCGAACAGCGACATCAAGTCGGGCGAGTGCCCGCCCGGGGCGCCGACGACGCCAGGCGGACGGACGACCGGGCCCTGCAGCGACCCGGCCGTGTACCTCGCCGACGCGCTCGCCGCAGCGCTCGGGCTGCCGCTCGTCCGGCCGCAGGATGCCGACTGA
- a CDS encoding VOC family protein: protein MTHAITATAISLNVPDPTASRDFLVEHFGFEVEMEHDGIVSLRRADVGCNVIFLRTGLTTFKPARRAGSAGDGLLLAFVTDDLDAWHAELVEHGITVVTAPETEPWGERYSQYEDPNGLIVQLVQWV from the coding sequence ATGACTCACGCCATCACCGCGACCGCGATCTCTCTGAACGTCCCGGACCCGACCGCGTCCCGCGACTTCCTGGTCGAGCACTTCGGCTTCGAGGTCGAGATGGAGCACGACGGCATTGTGTCGCTGCGTCGAGCCGACGTCGGCTGCAACGTGATCTTCCTGCGCACCGGGCTCACGACCTTCAAGCCCGCCCGCCGCGCGGGCAGCGCCGGCGACGGCCTACTCCTCGCCTTCGTCACCGACGACCTCGACGCCTGGCACGCCGAGCTCGTCGAGCATGGCATCACCGTGGTCACCGCTCCCGAGACCGAGCCGTGGGGCGAACGCTATAGCCAGTACGAAGACCCGAACGGCCTCATCGTGCAGCTCGTGCAGTGGGTGTGA
- a CDS encoding TetR/AcrR family transcriptional regulator, which yields MATPDSEIVRLLWRAELPSEPRAGRPRKLTLDAVVHAGIAVADRLGTPDFPLRAVADELGAGTMTLYSYVATKEQLLELMVDRCRASMAFTDADTDTDASGSWRDRLTQVAADNLALLRRHPWLSHLESERAVLGPGTFAKYERELAAVEPLALSDEAKDAALTLVLDFVRAGARSMAAAEAERAEETPEAWWAREGAVLASLDLEGRFPLASRIGSAAGAAANAAHDARRAYEFGLAVILDGIERQQDAPAGAGHPGG from the coding sequence ATGGCAACACCCGATTCCGAGATCGTCCGGCTGCTCTGGCGTGCTGAGCTGCCGAGCGAACCGAGGGCCGGCCGGCCGCGGAAACTGACGCTCGACGCCGTCGTCCACGCCGGCATCGCCGTCGCCGACCGCCTCGGCACGCCCGACTTCCCGCTCCGCGCGGTCGCCGACGAGCTCGGCGCGGGCACCATGACGCTCTACTCCTACGTCGCCACGAAAGAGCAGCTGCTCGAACTCATGGTCGACCGCTGCCGCGCGAGCATGGCGTTCACCGACGCCGACACCGACACCGACGCCTCCGGCTCCTGGCGTGACCGGCTCACCCAGGTCGCCGCGGACAACCTGGCGCTGCTGCGGAGGCATCCGTGGCTGTCGCACCTGGAATCCGAGCGCGCCGTGCTGGGACCTGGCACCTTCGCGAAGTACGAGCGGGAGCTCGCCGCCGTCGAACCGCTCGCCCTGAGCGATGAGGCGAAGGATGCTGCGCTCACGCTCGTGCTCGACTTCGTGCGCGCGGGCGCCCGCTCGATGGCGGCCGCCGAGGCGGAGCGCGCCGAGGAGACGCCGGAGGCGTGGTGGGCGCGCGAGGGCGCGGTGCTCGCGTCCCTCGACCTCGAGGGCCGGTTTCCGCTCGCCAGCCGCATCGGCAGCGCGGCCGGCGCCGCCGCGAACGCGGCGCACGACGCGCGCCGGGCGTACGAGTTCGGCCTGGCGGTCATCCTCGACGGCATCGAGCGGCAGCAGGATGCCCCCGCGGGCGCGGGACACCCGGGCGGATGA
- a CDS encoding LysE family translocator, with amino-acid sequence MLVSWAAVLGVALVELGMALTPGPNMVHLASRSIGQGVRAGMVALSGTAVGFLVYLAAAAFGLAALFAAVPAAFLVVKIAGAAYLAYLAWQMLRPGGRSMFDSSEVAPVRPWRLFGMGLVTNLLNPKIAILYAALLPQFIDPAQPVWPQFLILGAVQIVVGLSVNALVVLGAGSLARFLRAKPLAMRVQRWLSGTLLAGFAVKLAFERQPST; translated from the coding sequence ATGCTGGTGAGTTGGGCCGCCGTACTGGGCGTGGCGCTGGTGGAACTCGGGATGGCGCTCACGCCGGGCCCCAACATGGTGCACCTCGCGTCGAGGTCCATCGGGCAAGGCGTCCGCGCCGGGATGGTCGCGCTGTCGGGCACCGCCGTCGGGTTCCTCGTCTACCTCGCGGCCGCCGCGTTCGGCCTGGCTGCGCTGTTCGCCGCGGTTCCCGCCGCGTTCCTCGTCGTGAAGATCGCCGGCGCCGCGTACCTCGCCTACCTGGCGTGGCAGATGCTGCGCCCCGGCGGCCGGTCGATGTTCGACTCGTCGGAGGTCGCGCCGGTCCGGCCGTGGCGGCTCTTCGGCATGGGCCTCGTGACCAACCTGCTGAATCCGAAGATCGCCATCCTGTACGCCGCCTTGTTGCCGCAGTTCATCGATCCCGCGCAGCCGGTGTGGCCGCAGTTCCTCATCCTCGGCGCGGTGCAGATCGTCGTCGGACTCTCCGTCAACGCGCTCGTGGTGCTGGGCGCCGGCAGCCTCGCCCGCTTCCTCCGCGCGAAGCCGCTCGCGATGCGCGTGCAGCGGTGGCTGTCGGGCACGCTGCTCGCCGGCTTCGCGGTGAAGCTCGCGTTCGAACGCCAGCCCTCGACGTGA
- a CDS encoding DUF222 domain-containing protein, translating into MAGSTVIQSSASPPPQPIVPTSFAQKTPWSRVIFGGGDVGGSVQDRSMEQVAATLAPVGRGTPPAEVAASALRLRGVEPAAAPTGSPRAVQALERDVAALHAAWSGAMPAWGALTGSAQVEVEQMSDPGLMEVVDALARVRRDADALFARVAAEVAKRSGPEFGDVGFAKAQGFHNPSRLIAAATGASRADAMRLIAVGTATAARQTFSGEHLPSRHPHVAAAVEAASIGMEAASVIIAMLDRASVRAEPRRVEIVEAALVELASRVPLETLTRGVREAEARLDPDGIEPREDALRGERSLTMREDGRGMMHLHARLDPESAAPVKAAIEALVSDVLRRRDPGDDGGSPVVEDRRSVPQIQADALAALARHTLGCAQTLTPLAKTTVVVRVDLDSLVSGLGGASIDGLDQPVSAATARRMAADAELIPAVLGGESLPLDLGRSARLFTRAQRLALGERDGGCASCGQNIAYVEAHHIDWWQRDSGPTDLANGVLLCSFCHHTVHREGWRIHASPSEVWFIPPPHVDPTQVPRLGGRARFALPRGLAA; encoded by the coding sequence ATGGCCGGCAGTACCGTGATCCAGAGCTCGGCGTCCCCTCCTCCACAGCCGATCGTTCCCACGAGTTTTGCACAGAAAACACCCTGGTCAAGAGTGATTTTCGGCGGGGGCGATGTCGGTGGGTCGGTGCAAGATCGAAGTATGGAACAGGTCGCAGCGACGCTCGCCCCGGTCGGGCGGGGCACGCCACCCGCGGAGGTGGCGGCGTCGGCGTTGCGGCTGCGAGGCGTGGAACCTGCAGCAGCACCGACCGGCTCCCCACGCGCGGTGCAAGCACTCGAGCGCGATGTCGCCGCGCTGCATGCAGCCTGGTCTGGGGCGATGCCGGCGTGGGGCGCCCTCACCGGGTCCGCGCAGGTCGAGGTCGAGCAGATGAGCGATCCCGGCCTGATGGAGGTCGTCGACGCGCTGGCACGGGTGCGGCGCGATGCCGATGCGCTGTTCGCAAGAGTCGCGGCGGAAGTGGCGAAGCGATCCGGCCCCGAGTTCGGCGATGTCGGGTTCGCCAAGGCGCAGGGCTTCCACAACCCGTCGCGGCTCATCGCAGCGGCCACCGGGGCATCCCGCGCCGACGCGATGCGGCTGATCGCCGTCGGCACGGCGACCGCCGCGCGCCAGACCTTCTCGGGCGAGCATCTTCCGTCGCGGCATCCGCATGTCGCGGCGGCCGTCGAGGCGGCCTCGATCGGCATGGAGGCGGCATCCGTCATCATCGCCATGCTCGATCGTGCGTCGGTGCGCGCCGAGCCCCGGCGCGTCGAGATCGTCGAAGCCGCGCTCGTCGAGTTGGCGTCCCGAGTGCCGCTCGAGACGCTCACGCGCGGAGTGCGGGAGGCCGAGGCGCGACTCGATCCCGACGGCATCGAGCCCCGTGAAGACGCGCTGCGCGGCGAGCGGTCGCTCACGATGCGCGAAGACGGCCGAGGCATGATGCACCTGCACGCGCGCCTCGATCCCGAGAGCGCCGCGCCGGTGAAGGCGGCCATCGAGGCGCTCGTGAGCGATGTGCTGCGGCGGCGCGACCCCGGTGACGACGGCGGCTCCCCCGTCGTCGAAGACCGGCGATCGGTCCCGCAGATCCAGGCCGACGCGTTGGCAGCGCTCGCCCGCCACACGCTGGGCTGCGCCCAGACGCTCACGCCGCTCGCCAAGACGACGGTCGTCGTCCGTGTCGACCTCGACTCGCTCGTGAGCGGTCTCGGTGGCGCGAGCATCGACGGACTCGACCAGCCCGTCTCCGCCGCCACCGCTCGGCGGATGGCCGCAGACGCCGAACTCATCCCGGCCGTGCTCGGCGGTGAGAGCCTCCCCCTCGACCTCGGCCGGTCCGCGCGACTGTTCACCCGGGCCCAGCGTCTCGCTCTCGGCGAGCGCGACGGCGGATGCGCGTCCTGCGGCCAGAACATCGCCTACGTCGAGGCCCACCACATCGATTGGTGGCAGCGCGATTCCGGACCGACCGACCTCGCCAACGGCGTCCTCCTCTGCAGCTTCTGCCATCACACGGTCCATCGCGAAGGATGGCGCATCCACGCGAGCCCGAGCGAGGTGTGGTTCATCCCACCACCGCACGTCGATCCCACGCAGGTTCCGCGGCTCGGCGGCCGAGCGCGCTTCGCGCTGCCGCGAGGGCTCGCGGCGTGA
- a CDS encoding SDR family oxidoreductase — translation MSFMSGPSEVPSSSSLVDPAVGVESAICNSRVASRTQTCNYRIARQNRAHNENGGGAMLLEDKVAVIHGGGGSIGAAAARVFAREGARLYLAGRSLPRLEAAAAAARAEGADVSIAVVDAMDQDAVDRHVDGIADATGRVDIALNTVGFDHVQGRSIAETSVEEYLHPIDGYLRTNFVTAKAASRHMIAQGSGVILTVSTPGARLTGLGLLGNAAQSAGLEGFSRALAGELGPAGIRVVCVRPHAMSDALPTSYTREMFARTAAASGTPMDEWFAGLAGMTLLGRLPVLDETAEYLAFAASDRAGSMTGAIANLSAGALVD, via the coding sequence ATGAGCTTCATGTCCGGTCCTTCCGAGGTGCCGTCGTCGAGCAGTCTCGTCGATCCCGCCGTCGGCGTCGAGAGCGCGATATGCAACTCGCGGGTTGCCTCACGAACTCAGACATGCAACTATCGGATTGCACGTCAGAACCGAGCACACAATGAGAACGGAGGCGGCGCGATGCTGCTGGAAGACAAGGTGGCCGTGATCCACGGCGGCGGCGGATCGATCGGAGCCGCGGCGGCGCGCGTGTTCGCGCGAGAGGGTGCGCGGCTGTACCTCGCGGGCCGGAGCCTTCCACGGCTCGAGGCGGCGGCCGCGGCCGCGCGAGCGGAGGGCGCGGACGTCTCGATCGCGGTCGTCGACGCGATGGACCAGGACGCGGTCGACCGGCACGTCGACGGCATCGCGGATGCCACGGGCCGCGTCGACATCGCACTGAACACGGTCGGCTTCGACCACGTGCAGGGCCGGTCGATCGCGGAGACGTCGGTCGAGGAGTACCTGCACCCGATCGACGGCTACCTGCGGACCAACTTCGTGACCGCGAAGGCCGCGTCGCGGCACATGATCGCGCAGGGCAGCGGCGTGATCCTCACGGTTTCGACGCCCGGGGCACGGCTCACCGGGCTCGGTCTCCTCGGCAACGCCGCCCAGTCCGCCGGCCTCGAGGGGTTCTCACGGGCACTTGCCGGCGAACTCGGGCCGGCCGGCATCCGCGTCGTCTGCGTCCGCCCGCATGCGATGTCGGACGCACTCCCGACGTCGTACACGCGCGAGATGTTCGCCCGAACGGCCGCCGCCAGCGGCACACCGATGGATGAATGGTTCGCGGGCCTGGCCGGCATGACGCTCCTCGGGCGGCTCCCCGTGCTCGACGAGACCGCGGAGTACCTCGCCTTCGCGGCATCCGATCGCGCCGGCTCGATGACCGGCGCCATCGCGAACCTCTCCGCCGGAGCGCTCGTGGACTGA
- a CDS encoding dihydrofolate reductase family protein, producing the protein MGTVTISFEMSLDGVFDRMEDWFDVEDPDLVRHSDELVFGADAVLLGRESYEFFREYWPAQTDERGFADHYNALPKYVASTTLTGPLDWNCTLIEGDVAETVRELKGRYGSLISHGYGQLAATLVDAGLVDEVHAGIHPFIVGDSEKRLSAPHPVGLRLLSVEPFESGIISARYAPK; encoded by the coding sequence ATGGGAACCGTGACGATCTCATTCGAAATGTCGCTCGACGGGGTCTTCGACCGGATGGAGGACTGGTTCGACGTCGAAGATCCCGACCTGGTGCGCCACTCCGACGAACTCGTGTTCGGGGCCGACGCGGTGCTGCTCGGACGCGAGAGCTACGAGTTCTTCCGCGAGTACTGGCCCGCGCAGACCGACGAACGCGGCTTCGCCGACCACTACAACGCGCTGCCGAAATACGTGGCGTCGACGACGCTGACCGGCCCGCTCGACTGGAACTGCACGCTCATCGAGGGCGATGTCGCCGAGACGGTTCGGGAGCTGAAGGGCCGGTACGGCTCGCTCATCTCCCACGGCTACGGGCAGCTCGCGGCGACGCTCGTCGACGCCGGCCTCGTCGACGAGGTGCATGCCGGCATCCACCCGTTCATCGTCGGCGACTCCGAGAAGCGCCTGAGCGCGCCGCACCCGGTCGGGCTTCGCCTGCTGAGCGTGGAGCCGTTCGAATCCGGGATCATCTCCGCGCGGTACGCGCCGAAGTAG
- a CDS encoding SDR family NAD(P)-dependent oxidoreductase, translated as MNSAAHAVEDLAPDATRPLDGRVVLVTGASSGIGRATALALSAAGARVAIAARRTDRLAELAGAAPGEVHTLELDVTDAASVQRAVSETVGRFGRLDALVNNAGLMQSGLILDADVREWQRMVETNLLGSMYAVHAALPHLLATKGAIVQVSSTAARSASLGSGVYAATKFGISAFAESLRQEVTTRGVRVIVIQPGFVETELTSHITDPTMQAAAAEIASSMRTLQPDDIATAIVYALTQPEHVSINELLVRPTDQVR; from the coding sequence GTGAACTCCGCCGCACACGCAGTCGAAGACCTCGCCCCCGACGCGACCCGCCCGCTCGACGGCCGGGTCGTGCTCGTGACCGGAGCCTCATCGGGCATCGGCCGGGCGACCGCACTGGCACTTTCGGCCGCGGGTGCGCGCGTCGCGATCGCCGCCCGCCGCACCGACCGCCTCGCCGAGCTCGCCGGGGCGGCGCCTGGCGAGGTCCACACGCTGGAGCTCGACGTCACCGACGCCGCGTCGGTGCAACGCGCGGTGAGCGAGACGGTCGGCCGGTTCGGCCGGCTCGACGCGCTCGTGAACAACGCCGGTCTGATGCAGAGCGGCCTCATCCTCGACGCGGACGTCCGTGAGTGGCAGCGGATGGTCGAGACGAATCTGCTCGGCTCGATGTACGCCGTGCACGCGGCGCTGCCGCACCTGCTCGCGACGAAGGGCGCGATCGTGCAGGTCTCCTCGACCGCGGCACGGTCGGCGTCCCTCGGCAGCGGCGTCTACGCCGCGACGAAGTTCGGCATCAGCGCGTTCGCGGAATCGCTGCGTCAGGAGGTGACCACTCGGGGCGTCCGGGTGATCGTCATCCAGCCCGGGTTCGTCGAGACCGAGCTGACGAGCCACATCACCGACCCGACCATGCAGGCGGCGGCGGCCGAGATCGCGTCGTCGATGCGGACGCTCCAGCCCGACGACATCGCGACCGCCATCGTCTACGCGCTCACGCAGCCCGAGCACGTCTCGATCAACGAGCTGCTCGTGCGCCCCACCGATCAGGTGCGCTGA